One genomic segment of Paenibacillus sp. FSL H8-0332 includes these proteins:
- the spoVAE gene encoding stage V sporulation protein AE, producing the protein MIYLWAFLVGGAICVIGQLMFDVLALTPAHTMSTLVVLGAVADAFGIYDPLVKFAGAGASVPITSFGNSLVHGALTELERDGWVGVVTGIFDVTSAGISSAIVFSFLAALVVRPKG; encoded by the coding sequence ATGATTTATTTATGGGCTTTTCTGGTCGGGGGAGCAATATGCGTAATCGGCCAGCTGATGTTCGATGTGCTTGCGCTGACTCCGGCCCATACCATGAGTACGCTGGTTGTGCTGGGGGCGGTTGCCGACGCTTTTGGCATCTACGACCCGCTGGTGAAATTCGCCGGAGCCGGGGCCAGCGTGCCCATTACCAGCTTCGGCAATTCCCTGGTCCATGGCGCGCTGACTGAGCTGGAGCGCGATGGCTGGGTCGGCGTCGTCACCGGGATCTTCGATGTGACCAGCGCCGGGATTTCCTCGGCGATTGTCTTCTCCTTCCTGGCGGCGCTGGTGGTCCGGCCGAAGGGATAA